ACTTAAAGTATACTTATATATACACATTCTACACATCAGTATTTACAATAGTTCCAATCAAAAAACCGCCGTTACTTATGATAAGGTTCACCCTTAATAATCCGAAACCCCCTATAAACCTGCTCTAACAAAATAAGTTTCATCAATTGATGAGGGAAAGTCATGGGAGAAAAACATAAGCGGTAATCGGCCCTGTCTATGACTGATTTTGAAAGACCAAGAGATCCTCCTATCACAAAGGCAATGCTACTATTTCCCTGTATGCCTAAGTCCTGTAGTTTTTGTGCTAATTCTTCAGAAGCAAGCATTTTTCCCTTTAAGTCAAGAACCACTACATACATGCCTTCTTTAATGTTTTTTATGATGTTTTCTCCTTCTTTGTTTTTTACATTTTCTTCTTCTGCTAAACTTAAATTTTCTGGTGCTTTTTCGTCTGCTACTTCTATAAAGTTCAGTTTACAGTATCTAGATAATCGCTTACTATACTCATCAATTCCTAACTTCAAGTATTTTTCTTTTATTTTTCCTACGCTAATAACTGCAATATTCAAGCATAACACTTCCCTATATTTTTTAATGTGTGAACTACCACCGAGACAAGCAACGGTGGCTTCATGAGAGGTTTGATATTTAAGTTTCCACCTCAACAGGCAACCCTTACTCTCAACGGGGAGGACACACTCCCTTTATCCCTCATAGCTTGCACTATTTCAGGAATACATTTTTCTTCTTTTCTTAATATATTTAACGAGCCATTCACGTCACTATTGACTAATCCAAAGCTTGATTTGAATAACCCTCTAACTACTCTGCGGGTCTTATTATAGTAGTTTTTATCTATTGGCTTTAAATCCAAGGCACTACAACCACTTGTATAGCTTTCTTCTTTAAATTTAACTTCAATGCCTTGTAGTTCAGCCTTGTATTTTATTAATTCAGTAAGTCTTTGTATAGGTATTTGAACAAAGGACTTATTGTAATTCATATCTTGCTTAATGCCTTTAATTTTACCTATAACTATTTTCTTTACTTTATGTTCTATTGCTTTATCAATAATATTTTTACTTGTTTTATGAAGATAATCATTAACATAGTTATTTCTATATCTTCTTAAAGAATTAATCATTTTCTCACCTCCTTAACATTTTTATCTATGTGTTTGTTTTAACATATTATTGCTACATAGTCAACTATGTGTTAAAATTAGCTTGTAGGAGGTGTTAAAAGTGGCAAGAAAAAATATTAATACCACAATAGACGAAGATTTATATACTGAAATTAAAATATTGGCTATCAAATTAAAAACAAATGCTAATGACTTAATCGAAGAAGGTATGAAGTATGTCATTGAAAAACACAAAAACCAAGACGACAAGTCACAGTAGATAGAATATCAATTACCCTATCATTTTCTGTCCCAAGTATCGACACAATATTTTTAAAGACCAACTAGAATACCAGTTGTCAAAATGCTTTAAGGTGATATGTCATTGTTATGGGGTAGTGGATTATGGAGCAGGGGATATTATATCGGTACTGCTGGAACTGTAAGTGCTGAAATAATTCAAAAGTATATTCAGAATCAGAAGTTCGTGTAGTATAAAATCAAGGTGGCATCGAACCACCTTGATTTTATGCCCTTTCATCCTCCGATATAAACAACGGAGGTTTTCGGGCATCTTTTATAAATTACTGCTGTTAATTTTTTACATATCAAAAACAACTTTATTTTGATTTTGGGGTAAAGACTCCCACCTCTAAGCGTTAGCGTAGGTGGGATTTTTAAATCAGGTGGAGTAGATTCTCCACCTGATTCCCCGATGTTTCAGCTTGCTGAAACGAACTCACTATCTTCTTCTTTGCTATTTTTGAAATCCTTCAACCAAGTCCATAGTTTTTCTACTTTGCATCTGCTTATCACATCTTTAGGACTACTTATACATTTCAGCCTTTTTTCTTGTTTCTCTCCAGCTAAACACTTTATAAACAACAAAGGCTATTATGACTCCAAGAATAACACCTCCCAAAATATCCGTAGGATAGTGAACCATAAGGTATATTCTAGAAAAAGCCATCAACGTAGCCAATGCTATTAATCCTATTTTAAGAAATCTATTTTCTATTTTCTTTACAATAACGCCTGTTGCCGCAAAA
The sequence above is drawn from the Clostridium formicaceticum genome and encodes:
- the rlmH gene encoding 23S rRNA (pseudouridine(1915)-N(3))-methyltransferase RlmH, which produces MNIAVISVGKIKEKYLKLGIDEYSKRLSRYCKLNFIEVADEKAPENLSLAEEENVKNKEGENIIKNIKEGMYVVVLDLKGKMLASEELAQKLQDLGIQGNSSIAFVIGGSLGLSKSVIDRADYRLCFSPMTFPHQLMKLILLEQVYRGFRIIKGEPYHK
- a CDS encoding IS200/IS605 family accessory protein TnpB-related protein — translated: MINSLRRYRNNYVNDYLHKTSKNIIDKAIEHKVKKIVIGKIKGIKQDMNYNKSFVQIPIQRLTELIKYKAELQGIEVKFKEESYTSGCSALDLKPIDKNYYNKTRRVVRGLFKSSFGLVNSDVNGSLNILRKEEKCIPEIVQAMRDKGSVSSPLRVRVAC
- a CDS encoding transposase, translating into MLWGSGLWSRGYYIGTAGTVSAEIIQKYIQNQKFV